From one Bradyrhizobium sp. Ash2021 genomic stretch:
- the coxB gene encoding cytochrome c oxidase subunit II: MAVAIILLLVAVASVLFHIFSPWWWTPLASNWGYIDDTITLTFWITGAVFSAVVVFMAYCVFRFRHTEGRRAAYNPENKKLEWWLSIGTAIGVAAMLAPGLVVWHQFVTVPADATEVEVMGQQWMWSYRLPGKDGRLGTSDARNVSSDNPMGLNPDDPAGKDDVVIQNDDLHLPIGKPVKVLLRSIDVLHDFYVPEFRAKMDMIPGSVTYYWFTPTRTGTFDVLCAELCGAAHAQMRSKVVVEEEKEYHAWLEKQHTFAELSGQRDVAKAAYRTGSE; this comes from the coding sequence ATGGCTGTAGCGATCATACTGCTGCTGGTTGCGGTCGCCTCGGTGCTGTTTCACATTTTCAGCCCATGGTGGTGGACACCGCTTGCCTCGAACTGGGGCTACATCGACGACACCATCACCCTGACCTTCTGGATCACCGGGGCCGTTTTCTCCGCGGTCGTCGTGTTCATGGCCTATTGTGTCTTCCGCTTTCGTCACACGGAGGGAAGGCGGGCAGCCTACAACCCCGAAAACAAGAAGCTCGAATGGTGGCTCAGCATCGGGACTGCGATCGGCGTCGCAGCCATGCTGGCACCCGGGCTGGTTGTCTGGCACCAGTTCGTCACCGTTCCGGCCGATGCGACCGAGGTCGAGGTCATGGGACAGCAGTGGATGTGGAGCTATCGGCTTCCCGGAAAGGACGGCCGGCTCGGGACTTCCGATGCCCGCAATGTCAGTTCCGACAATCCCATGGGGTTGAATCCCGACGATCCCGCCGGAAAAGACGACGTCGTCATTCAAAACGACGATTTGCACCTGCCGATTGGAAAACCGGTGAAGGTGTTGCTCCGCTCAATTGATGTCCTGCATGATTTCTATGTGCCCGAGTTTCGGGCCAAGATGGACATGATACCGGGCTCAGTCACGTATTACTGGTTCACGCCCACCCGCACCGGAACATTCGATGTTCTCTGCGCGGAACTCTGCGGCGCCGCGCATGCGCAGATGCGAAGCAAGGTCGTCGTCGAGGAAGAGAAGGAATATCACGCCTGGCTGGAGAAGCAGCACACGTTCGCCGAACTTTCGGGACAGCGCGACGTCGCGAAAGCGGCCTACAGGACAGGCAGTGAATGA
- a CDS encoding DUF2189 domain-containing protein: MTTVFARPKLQVFGVSTAFVVRKIGLSDLRDALRLGWEDFKAIPTHAVVLCVIYPVLGLVLFRLVVGYSVLPLLFPLAAGFTLIGPFAALGLYELSRRRERGEEPAAWDAMQVLRAPSFGAMLELGILLLVLFGTWIAAADAIYIATFGHAPAATIPDFATRVLTTPEGWSLIIVGCGVGFLFAVVALCVSVVSFPLMLDRHATAIDAIRTSLRAVRENPFPMAVWGLIVAVLLAIGSIPAFVGLAVVLPVLGHATWHLYRKLVEPDPNPPEEQPRPPIGHRYAADFPASLFPWSRER; encoded by the coding sequence ATGACCACAGTATTCGCAAGACCCAAACTGCAGGTGTTCGGCGTCTCCACCGCCTTTGTCGTTCGCAAAATCGGCCTTTCCGACTTGAGGGACGCGCTGCGCCTGGGCTGGGAAGACTTCAAGGCCATACCAACTCACGCCGTTGTCCTGTGCGTGATTTATCCCGTTCTCGGTCTTGTTCTGTTCAGACTGGTTGTTGGTTATTCGGTGCTGCCGCTGCTGTTTCCGCTGGCCGCCGGTTTCACGCTGATCGGTCCTTTTGCCGCGCTCGGCCTCTACGAGCTCAGCCGCCGCCGCGAGCGTGGCGAGGAACCCGCTGCGTGGGATGCGATGCAGGTGCTGCGCGCACCGTCTTTCGGCGCCATGCTCGAACTCGGCATACTCCTGCTGGTTCTGTTCGGGACCTGGATCGCCGCCGCGGACGCGATCTACATTGCAACCTTCGGCCACGCTCCGGCTGCAACCATCCCTGACTTCGCAACGCGTGTATTGACCACGCCGGAGGGATGGTCGCTCATCATCGTCGGCTGCGGCGTCGGCTTCCTGTTCGCCGTCGTGGCCCTGTGCGTCAGTGTCGTGTCGTTTCCGTTGATGCTCGACCGGCATGCGACCGCAATCGACGCAATCCGGACGTCGCTGCGGGCCGTGAGGGAGAATCCATTTCCGATGGCCGTATGGGGCCTGATTGTTGCGGTGCTGCTGGCGATCGGTTCGATACCGGCCTTCGTCGGTCTCGCTGTCGTTCTTCCCGTGCTCGGTCATGCCACCTGGCATCTCTATCGGAAGCTGGTGGAACCCGACCCGAATCCCCCGGAAGAACAACCCCGCCCGCCGATAGGTCACCGCTATGCGGCAGATTTCCCGGCCTCCCTTTTCCCGTGGAGCCGCGAGCGCTAG
- a CDS encoding TetR/AcrR family transcriptional regulator codes for MGKIMATARQYGGHSAEERRLARRERLIEAAIRVYGAVGYRNATVKAVCEAAELTERYFYESFESSEALLIAAFETVSHRLIDCLDRIRAEHTGVADERCHAVLRTYFQVLKDDPAGARLFVLEISRVGPAVDEVGAALLREFGELLSRTLAPNAGARLKRGELVRAGVVGAVLQIAKVWIRSGYAKSVDAVASDALKICCVLAQ; via the coding sequence ATGGGCAAGATCATGGCGACGGCACGGCAGTACGGAGGGCATTCCGCCGAGGAGCGGCGGTTGGCACGGCGGGAGCGGCTGATCGAAGCGGCGATCCGCGTTTATGGCGCGGTCGGCTATCGCAACGCGACCGTGAAGGCGGTGTGCGAGGCAGCGGAACTCACCGAGCGTTACTTCTACGAGTCGTTCGAAAGCAGCGAAGCGCTGCTGATTGCCGCCTTCGAGACTGTTTCGCATCGCCTGATCGATTGTCTCGACCGAATTCGGGCGGAACACACCGGGGTTGCTGACGAGCGTTGCCACGCGGTGCTGCGGACCTATTTTCAGGTCCTGAAGGACGACCCTGCGGGCGCCCGGCTGTTCGTGCTGGAGATCTCCCGGGTAGGACCGGCCGTCGATGAGGTCGGAGCGGCGTTGCTTCGCGAGTTCGGCGAGTTGTTGTCGCGAACGCTTGCGCCCAACGCAGGCGCGAGGCTGAAGAGGGGGGAGCTGGTCCGCGCCGGCGTGGTCGGTGCGGTGCTGCAGATCGCGAAAGTGTGGATTCGCAGCGGCTATGCGAAGAGCGTGGATGCGGTCGCAAGCGACGCACTGAAGATCTGCTGCGTGCTGGCGCAGTAA
- a CDS encoding DUF2147 domain-containing protein gives MPAQTREQFFAPGGGAATLGNVTKLKRLSYFAAVFLSAASPGFANELSGTWLRDTGEARVRFDSCGDAMCGTIIWLKPGIASKAKIGQRVFYDMKPAGANSWIGKAIGPDSGSVYSGKLSVQGSNLSTSGCIAGGLICRSMDWTRAP, from the coding sequence ATGCCTGCGCAGACACGAGAGCAATTCTTCGCACCGGGCGGCGGCGCAGCGACCCTGGGGAATGTGACGAAACTCAAGCGCCTCAGCTATTTCGCGGCGGTCTTCCTATCGGCTGCGAGTCCCGGTTTCGCAAACGAGCTGTCCGGCACCTGGCTGCGCGACACCGGCGAAGCGCGGGTGAGGTTTGATTCCTGTGGGGACGCCATGTGCGGAACGATCATATGGCTGAAGCCGGGTATCGCTTCAAAGGCCAAGATCGGTCAGCGCGTGTTCTATGACATGAAGCCTGCCGGCGCGAACTCCTGGATCGGAAAAGCCATCGGCCCCGATAGCGGCTCTGTCTATTCCGGCAAACTGTCCGTCCAAGGCTCCAACCTCAGCACTTCGGGCTGCATTGCCGGTGGACTGATCTGCAGGTCGATGGATTGGACGAGAGCGCCCTAG